The Rhinoraja longicauda isolate Sanriku21f unplaced genomic scaffold, sRhiLon1.1 Scf000798, whole genome shotgun sequence genome includes a region encoding these proteins:
- the LOC144591287 gene encoding zinc-binding protein A33-like, with protein sequence MAAKDQVESWTEEAVCPICLDFFTDPVALECGHYFCRSCITQSWDREARNSCPECREQFVDRTLRVSRALARLAEKARTLSLNPPRKESKLRCEEHDEELKLFCETDQKLICLICRDAQEHKSHNFMPLREAVEMRKDQVKSSVQSLTKKKSELEEMERLQKGKISGVREESHSLQYHVTSQFAELHQIITEKEKYFLKDVREDEERILNLMEKNLREIQENLNSIQEELLRLQERMEQKDSVKFLMEEAVRKRRISDEVKSLSVTDGAITAEKFNHLFLLKAVLIETFDSIKQVSVTLDVETAHAQLEVSEDRKRVRWTGTRRSLPDTGKRFTGLGCVLGSEGFTSGRHYWEVEVAGSRGWSLGVAAESVERLGEITPTPETGVWSILRLDDAFAAVTSPLFPLPVQPIPGRVGVYLSYESGTVSFYDADTKSHLHTFTGNKFTEKLYPFFEIWDENQWLRICSGSAPCQ encoded by the exons atggctgcgaaagaccaggtcgagagttggaccgaggaggcagtttgtcccatctgcctggatttcttcaccgatccggtggcactggagtgcggccactacttctgccgctcctgcatCACGCAGAGTTGGGACCGGGAggcgagaaactcctgcccggaatgtagagagcagtttgtagaccgcaccctcagggtgagtcgggccttggcgagactggctgagaaagctcgaacactgagcctgaatccgcCTCGCAAAGAAAGTAAACTTCGCTGCGAGGAACACgatgaagaactgaagctgttttgcgaAACTGATCAGAAACTGATCTGCTTGATCTGCAGAGACGCGcaggaacacaagtctcacaactTCATGCCGCTTCGGGAAGCTGTTGAAATGCGCAAG GATCAGGTTAAATCTTCCGTACAATCTCTCACCAAAAAGAAGTCAGAGTTGGAGGAAATGGAGCGGCTGCAGAAGGGGAAGATTTCCGGAGTTCGG gaagagtcacacagccttcagtaccatgtcacatcccagtttgctgaactgcaccagattatcactgagaaagaaaagtacttcctcaaagaTGTACGCGAAGATGAGGAGCGGATTCTAAatctaatggagaaaaatcttcgggagattcaagagaatttaaattctatccaggaggaactcctgcgtttacaggaacggatggaacaaaaagacagcgtGAAATTTCTAATG gaggaagctgttcgcaagcgaag gattAGTGATGAGGTGAAATCATTGTCAGTGACAGATGGTGCCATAACGGCTGAAAAATTCAACCACCTCTTtttgttgaaggcagtgctgatagaaacgtttgactccattaaacaag tctccgtcaccctggatgtggaaacagcgcatgcgcagctcgaggtgtctgaggatcggaagagggtgagatggaccgggacccggaggagtctccctgacaccgggaagaggtttacaggcttggggtgtgtgctgggatcggagggattcacatcgggaagacattactgggaggtggaggtggcggggagtcggggctggagtctgggagtcgccgcagagtctgtggagaggctgGGAGAGATCAcaccgaccccggagactggagtctggagcatcttaCGGTTGGATGACGCGTTTgctgcagtcacctcccctctattccctctccccgtccagcccatccccgggagggtgggagtttatctcagttacgagtccgggacagtttcattttacgacgcggacaccaagtcccatctccacaccttcactgggaataaattcacggagaaactttatcctttcttcgagaTCTGGGATGaaaaccagtggctgagaatctgctccggttccgctccgtgtcAGTAA